A section of the Pan paniscus chromosome 7, NHGRI_mPanPan1-v2.0_pri, whole genome shotgun sequence genome encodes:
- the PARP10 gene encoding protein mono-ADP-ribosyltransferase PARP10 isoform X2 produces the protein MGCFPTHLMPRPRVAMAEAEAGVAVEVRGLPPAVPDELLTLYFENRRRSGGGPVLSWQRLGCGGVLTFREAADAERVLAQADHELHGAQLSLRPAPPRAPARLLLQGLPPGTTPQRLEQHVQALLRASGLPVQPCCALASPRPDRALVQLPKPLSEADVRVLEEQAQNLGLEGTLVSLARVPQARAVRVVGDGASVDLLLLELYLENERRSGGGPLEDLQRLPGPLGTVASFQQWQVAERVLQQEHRLQGSELSLVPHYDVLEPEELAENTSGGDHPSTQGPRATKHALLRTGGLVTALQGAGTVTMGSGEEPGQSGSSLRIGPMVQGTGIMTTGSGEEPGQSGASLRTGPMVQGTGIMTTGSGEEPGQSGASLRTGPMGSVGQAEPVSSMPMGSLEQEGLVSLRPVGLQEQEGPMSLGPVGSAGPVETSKGLPGQEGLVEIAMDSPEQEGLVGPMEITMGSLEKAGPVSPGCVKLAGQEGLVEMVLLMEPGAMRFLQLYHEDLLAGLGDVALFPLEGPDMTGFRLCGAQASCQAAEEFLRSLLGSISCHVLCLEHPGSARFLLGPEGQHLLQGLEAQFQCVFGTERLATATLDTGLEEVDPTEALPVLPGNAHTLWTPDSTEEVRELLATLEGLDLDGEDRLPRELEEEGPQEQPEEEATPGHEEEEPVAPSTVAPRWLEEEAALQLALHRSLQPQDQAAEQEEAAALRQALALSLLDQPPLEAEEPPDGGTDGKAQLVVHSAFEQDVEELDRALRAALEVHVQEETVGPWRRTLPAELRARLERCHGVSVALRGDCTILRGFGAHPARAARHLVALLAGPWDQSLAFPLAASGPTLAGQTLKGPWNKLERLAGNTGEFQEVVRAFYDTLDAARSSIRVVRVERVSHPLLQQQYELYRERLLQRCERRPVEQVLYHGTTAPAVPDICAHGFNRSFCGRNATVYGKGVYFARRASLSVQDRYSPPNADGHKAVFVARVLTGDYGQGRRGLRAPPLRGPGHVLLRYDSAVDCICQPSIFVIFHDTQALPTHLITCEHVPRASPDDPSGLPGRSPDT, from the exons CACGAACTACATGGTGCCCAGCTGAGCCTGCGGCCAGCTCCACCACGAGCCCCTGCACGCCTGCTGCTCCAAGGACTGCCCCCTGGCACCACACCCCAGCGCTTGGAGCAGCATGTTCAGGCCTTGCTGCGTGCCTCGGGGCTCCCAGTACAGCCTTGCTGTGCCTTGGCCAGCCCCCGGCCAGACCGGGCTCTGGTCCAGTTGCCCAAGCCCCTTTCTGAGGCAG ATGTCCGTGTCCTGGAGGAGCAGGCCCAGAATCTGGGCCTGGAGGGGACCTTGGTGTCCCTGGCCCGGGTTCCCCAGGCCCGAGCGGTGCGTGTGGTGGGGGATGGTGCCTCTGTGGACCTGCTGTTGCTGGAGTTGTACCTGGAGAATGAGCGCCGCAGTGGTGGGGGGCCCCTGGAGGACCTGCAACGCCTACCCGGGCCCCTGGGCACTGTTGCCTCCTTCCAGCAGTGGCAAG TGGCAGAACGAGTGTTGCAGCAGGAGCACCGGTTGCAGGGCTCAGAGCTGAGCCTTGTCCCCCACTACGACGTCCTGGAGCCCGAGGAGCTGGCTGAGAACACCAGTGGAGGGGACCACCCGTCCACCCAGGGGCCTAGGGCTACCAAGCATGCTCTCCTGAGGACCGGAGGGTTGGTGACGGCTCTGCAGGGTGCAGGGACTGTGACAATGGGCTCTGGCGAGGAACCAGGGCAGTCAGGGTCCTCTCTGAGGATAGGTCCCATGGTGCAGGGTACAGGGATTATGACAACGGGCTCTGGCGAGGAACCAGGGCAGTCAGGGGCCTCTCTGAGGACAGGTCCCATGGTGCAGGGTACAGGGATTATGACAACGGGCTCTGGCGAGGAACCAGGGCAGTCAGGGGCCTCTCTGAGGACAGGTCCCATGGGGTCTGTGGGACAGGCAGAGCCAGTCAGCTCGATGCCCATGGGGTCTCTGGAACAGGAGGGGCTGGTAAGCCTGAGGCCTGTGGGGTTGCAGGAACAGGAGGGGCCCATGAGCCTGGGGCCTGTGGGGTCTGCAGGCCCAGTGGAGACCTCTAAGGGGTTGCCGGGGCAGGAGGGCCTGGTGGAAATTGCCATGGACTCACCAGAGCAAGAGGGGCTGGTGGGTCCCATGGAGATCACCATGGGGTCTCTGGAGAAGGCAGGGCCTGTGAGCCCAGGATGTGTGAAGCTGGCGGGGCAGGAGGGCCTGGTGGAAATGGTGCTGTTGATGGAGCCAGGGGCGATGCGCTTCCTGCAGCTCTACCATGAGGACCTTCTGGCGGGCCTGGGAGACGTCGCTCTCTTCCCACTTGAAGGACCGGATATGACTGGCTTTCGG CTCTGTGGAGCCCAGGCTTCCTGCCAGGCGGCTGAGGAGTTTCTGCGGAGCCTGCTGGGCAGCATTAGCTGCCATGTGTTGTGCCTGGAGCACCCGGGCAGCGCCAGGTTTCTCCTGGGCCCAGAAGGGCAGCACCTTCTCCAGGGGCTGGAGGCTCAGTTCCAGTGTGTCTTTGGGACAGAGCGCCTGGCCACAGCCACGTTGGACACAGGCCTTGAAGAg GTGGACCCTACCGAGGCCCTCCCAGTGCTCCCTGGCAACGCCCACACCCTGTGGACCCCAGACAGTACAG aggagGTCCGAGAACTGCTGGCCACCCTGGAGGGCCTAGACCTAGACGGGGAGGACCGGCTGCCTCGGGAGCTGGAGGAGGAAGGGCCTCAGGAGCAGCCAGAGGAGGAGGCGACCCCAGGGCATGAGGAGGAGGAGCCTGTGGCCCCCAGCACTGTGGCACCCAGGTGGCTGGAGGAGGAGGCCGCTCTGCAGCTGGCCCTTCAccggtcactgcagcctcaagatCAGGCGGCTGAGCAGGAGGAGGCTGCTGCCCTGCGGCAAGCCCTGGCCCTCTCCCTGCTGGACCAGCCCCCGCTGGAGGCAGAAGAGCCCCCAGATGGGGGGACTGATGGCAAGGCCCAGCTGGTGGTGCACTCGGCCTTTGAGCAGGATGTGGAGGAGCTGGACCGGGCGCTCAGGGCTGCCTTGGAGGTCCACGTCCAGGAGGAGACGGTGGGGCCCTGGCGCCGCACACTGCCTGCAGAGCTGCGTGCTCGCCTGGAGCGGTGCCATGGTGTGAGTGTTGCCCTGCGTGGTGACTGTACCATCCTCCGTGGCTTCGGGGCCCACCCTGCCCGTGCTGCCCGCCACTTGGTGGCACTTCTGGCTGGCCCCTGGGATCAGAGTTTGGCCTTTCCCTTGGCAGCTTCAGGCCCTACCT TGGCGGGGCAGACGCTGAAGGGGCCCTGGAACAAGCTGGAGCGTCTGGCAGGGAACACCGGGGAGTTCCAGGAGGTGGTGCGGGCCTTCTACGACACCCTGGACGCTGCCCGCAGCAGCATCCGTGTCGTTCGT GTGGAGCGCGTGTCGCACCCGCTGCTGCAGCAGCAGTATGAGCTGTACCGGGAGCGCCTGCTGCAGCGATGCGAGCGGCGCCCGGTGGAGCAGGTGCTGTACCACGGCACGACGGCACCGGCAGTGCCTGACATCTGCGCCCACGGCTTCAACCGCAGCTTCTGCGGCCGCAACG CCACGGTCTACGGGAAGGGCGTGTATTTCGCCAGGCGCGCCTCCCTGTCGGTGCAGGACCGCTACTCGCCCCCCAACGCCGATGGCCATAAGGCGGTGTTCGTGGCACGGGTGCTGACTGGCGACTACGGGCAGGGCCGCCGCGGTCTGCGGGCGCCCCCTCTGCGGGGTCCTGGCCACGTGCTCCTGCGCTACGACAGCGCCGTGGACTGCATCTGCCAGCCCAGCATCTTCGTCATCTTCCACGACACCCAGGCGCTGCCCACCCACCTCATCACCTGCGAGCACGTGCCCCGCGCTTCCCCCGACGACCCCTCTGGGCTCCCGGGCCGCTCCCCAGACACTTAA
- the PARP10 gene encoding protein mono-ADP-ribosyltransferase PARP10 isoform X3 yields the protein MVAMAEAEAGVAVEVRGLPPAVPDELLTLYFENRRRSGGGPVLSWQRLGCGGVLTFREAADAERVLAQADHELHGAQLSLRPAPPRAPARLLLQGLPPGTTPQRLEQHVQALLRASGLPVQPCCALASPRPDRALVQLPKPLSEADVRVLEEQAQNLGLEGTLVSLARVPQARAVRVVGDGASVDLLLLELYLENERRSGGGPLEDLQRLPGPLGTVASFQQWQVAERVLQQEHRLQGSELSLVPHYDVLEPEELAENTSGGDHPSTQGPRATKHALLRTGGLVTALQGAGTVTMGSGEEPGQSGSSLRIGPMVQGTGIMTTGSGEEPGQSGASLRTGPMVQGTGIMTTGSGEEPGQSGASLRTGPMGSVGQAEPVSSMPMGSLEQEGLVSLRPVGLQEQEGPMSLGPVGSAGPVETSKGLPGQEGLVEIAMDSPEQEGLVGPMEITMGSLEKAGPVSPGCVKLAGQEGLVEMVLLMEPGAMRFLQLYHEDLLAGLGDVALFPLEGPDMTGFRLCGAQASCQAAEEFLRSLLGSISCHVLCLEHPGSARFLLGPEGQHLLQGLEAQFQCVFGTERLATATLDTGLEEVDPTEALPVLPGNAHTLWTPDSTGGDQEDVSLEEVRELLATLEGLDLDGEDRLPRELEEEGPQEQPEEEATPGHEEEEPVAPSTVAPRWLEEEAALQLALHRSLQPQDQAAEQEEAAALRQALALSLLDQPPLEAEEPPDGGTDGKAQLVVHSAFEQDVEELDRALRAALEVHVQEETVGPWRRTLPAELRARLERCHGVSVALRGDCTILRGFGAHPARAARHLVALLAGPWDQSLAFPLAASGPTLAGQTLKGPWNKLERLAGNTGEFQEVVRAFYDTLDAARSSIRVVRVERVSHPLLQQQYELYRERLLQRCERRPVEQVLYHGTTAPAVPDICAHGFNRSFCGRNATVYGKGVYFARRASLSVQDRYSPPNADGHKAVFVARVLTGDYGQGRRGLRAPPLRGPGHVLLRYDSAVDCICQPSIFVIFHDTQALPTHLITCEHVPRASPDDPSGLPGRSPDT from the exons CACGAACTACATGGTGCCCAGCTGAGCCTGCGGCCAGCTCCACCACGAGCCCCTGCACGCCTGCTGCTCCAAGGACTGCCCCCTGGCACCACACCCCAGCGCTTGGAGCAGCATGTTCAGGCCTTGCTGCGTGCCTCGGGGCTCCCAGTACAGCCTTGCTGTGCCTTGGCCAGCCCCCGGCCAGACCGGGCTCTGGTCCAGTTGCCCAAGCCCCTTTCTGAGGCAG ATGTCCGTGTCCTGGAGGAGCAGGCCCAGAATCTGGGCCTGGAGGGGACCTTGGTGTCCCTGGCCCGGGTTCCCCAGGCCCGAGCGGTGCGTGTGGTGGGGGATGGTGCCTCTGTGGACCTGCTGTTGCTGGAGTTGTACCTGGAGAATGAGCGCCGCAGTGGTGGGGGGCCCCTGGAGGACCTGCAACGCCTACCCGGGCCCCTGGGCACTGTTGCCTCCTTCCAGCAGTGGCAAG TGGCAGAACGAGTGTTGCAGCAGGAGCACCGGTTGCAGGGCTCAGAGCTGAGCCTTGTCCCCCACTACGACGTCCTGGAGCCCGAGGAGCTGGCTGAGAACACCAGTGGAGGGGACCACCCGTCCACCCAGGGGCCTAGGGCTACCAAGCATGCTCTCCTGAGGACCGGAGGGTTGGTGACGGCTCTGCAGGGTGCAGGGACTGTGACAATGGGCTCTGGCGAGGAACCAGGGCAGTCAGGGTCCTCTCTGAGGATAGGTCCCATGGTGCAGGGTACAGGGATTATGACAACGGGCTCTGGCGAGGAACCAGGGCAGTCAGGGGCCTCTCTGAGGACAGGTCCCATGGTGCAGGGTACAGGGATTATGACAACGGGCTCTGGCGAGGAACCAGGGCAGTCAGGGGCCTCTCTGAGGACAGGTCCCATGGGGTCTGTGGGACAGGCAGAGCCAGTCAGCTCGATGCCCATGGGGTCTCTGGAACAGGAGGGGCTGGTAAGCCTGAGGCCTGTGGGGTTGCAGGAACAGGAGGGGCCCATGAGCCTGGGGCCTGTGGGGTCTGCAGGCCCAGTGGAGACCTCTAAGGGGTTGCCGGGGCAGGAGGGCCTGGTGGAAATTGCCATGGACTCACCAGAGCAAGAGGGGCTGGTGGGTCCCATGGAGATCACCATGGGGTCTCTGGAGAAGGCAGGGCCTGTGAGCCCAGGATGTGTGAAGCTGGCGGGGCAGGAGGGCCTGGTGGAAATGGTGCTGTTGATGGAGCCAGGGGCGATGCGCTTCCTGCAGCTCTACCATGAGGACCTTCTGGCGGGCCTGGGAGACGTCGCTCTCTTCCCACTTGAAGGACCGGATATGACTGGCTTTCGG CTCTGTGGAGCCCAGGCTTCCTGCCAGGCGGCTGAGGAGTTTCTGCGGAGCCTGCTGGGCAGCATTAGCTGCCATGTGTTGTGCCTGGAGCACCCGGGCAGCGCCAGGTTTCTCCTGGGCCCAGAAGGGCAGCACCTTCTCCAGGGGCTGGAGGCTCAGTTCCAGTGTGTCTTTGGGACAGAGCGCCTGGCCACAGCCACGTTGGACACAGGCCTTGAAGAg GTGGACCCTACCGAGGCCCTCCCAGTGCTCCCTGGCAACGCCCACACCCTGTGGACCCCAGACAGTACAGGTGGTGACCAGGAGGACGTGAGCCTGG aggagGTCCGAGAACTGCTGGCCACCCTGGAGGGCCTAGACCTAGACGGGGAGGACCGGCTGCCTCGGGAGCTGGAGGAGGAAGGGCCTCAGGAGCAGCCAGAGGAGGAGGCGACCCCAGGGCATGAGGAGGAGGAGCCTGTGGCCCCCAGCACTGTGGCACCCAGGTGGCTGGAGGAGGAGGCCGCTCTGCAGCTGGCCCTTCAccggtcactgcagcctcaagatCAGGCGGCTGAGCAGGAGGAGGCTGCTGCCCTGCGGCAAGCCCTGGCCCTCTCCCTGCTGGACCAGCCCCCGCTGGAGGCAGAAGAGCCCCCAGATGGGGGGACTGATGGCAAGGCCCAGCTGGTGGTGCACTCGGCCTTTGAGCAGGATGTGGAGGAGCTGGACCGGGCGCTCAGGGCTGCCTTGGAGGTCCACGTCCAGGAGGAGACGGTGGGGCCCTGGCGCCGCACACTGCCTGCAGAGCTGCGTGCTCGCCTGGAGCGGTGCCATGGTGTGAGTGTTGCCCTGCGTGGTGACTGTACCATCCTCCGTGGCTTCGGGGCCCACCCTGCCCGTGCTGCCCGCCACTTGGTGGCACTTCTGGCTGGCCCCTGGGATCAGAGTTTGGCCTTTCCCTTGGCAGCTTCAGGCCCTACCT TGGCGGGGCAGACGCTGAAGGGGCCCTGGAACAAGCTGGAGCGTCTGGCAGGGAACACCGGGGAGTTCCAGGAGGTGGTGCGGGCCTTCTACGACACCCTGGACGCTGCCCGCAGCAGCATCCGTGTCGTTCGT GTGGAGCGCGTGTCGCACCCGCTGCTGCAGCAGCAGTATGAGCTGTACCGGGAGCGCCTGCTGCAGCGATGCGAGCGGCGCCCGGTGGAGCAGGTGCTGTACCACGGCACGACGGCACCGGCAGTGCCTGACATCTGCGCCCACGGCTTCAACCGCAGCTTCTGCGGCCGCAACG CCACGGTCTACGGGAAGGGCGTGTATTTCGCCAGGCGCGCCTCCCTGTCGGTGCAGGACCGCTACTCGCCCCCCAACGCCGATGGCCATAAGGCGGTGTTCGTGGCACGGGTGCTGACTGGCGACTACGGGCAGGGCCGCCGCGGTCTGCGGGCGCCCCCTCTGCGGGGTCCTGGCCACGTGCTCCTGCGCTACGACAGCGCCGTGGACTGCATCTGCCAGCCCAGCATCTTCGTCATCTTCCACGACACCCAGGCGCTGCCCACCCACCTCATCACCTGCGAGCACGTGCCCCGCGCTTCCCCCGACGACCCCTCTGGGCTCCCGGGCCGCTCCCCAGACACTTAA
- the PARP10 gene encoding protein mono-ADP-ribosyltransferase PARP10 isoform X4 has protein sequence MVAMAEAEAGVAVEVRGLPPAVPDELLTLYFENRRRSGGGPVLSWQRLGCGGVLTFREAADAERVLAQADHELHGAQLSLRPAPPRAPARLLLQGLPPGTTPQRLEQHVQALLRASGLPVQPCCALASPRPDRALVQLPKPLSEADVRVLEEQAQNLGLEGTLVSLARVPQARAVRVVGDGASVDLLLLELYLENERRSGGGPLEDLQRLPGPLGTVASFQQWQVAERVLQQEHRLQGSELSLVPHYDVLEPEELAENTSGGDHPSTQGPRATKHALLRTGGLVTALQGAGTVTMGSGEEPGQSGSSLRIGPMVQGTGIMTTGSGEEPGQSGASLRTGPMVQGTGIMTTGSGEEPGQSGASLRTGPMGSVGQAEPVSSMPMGSLEQEGLVSLRPVGLQEQEGPMSLGPVGSAGPVETSKGLPGQEGLVEIAMDSPEQEGLVGPMEITMGSLEKAGPVSPGCVKLAGQEGLVEMVLLMEPGAMRFLQLYHEDLLAGLGDVALFPLEGPDMTGFRLCGAQASCQAAEEFLRSLLGSISCHVLCLEHPGSARFLLGPEGQHLLQGLEAQFQCVFGTERLATATLDTGLEEVDPTEALPVLPGNAHTLWTPDSTEEVRELLATLEGLDLDGEDRLPRELEEEGPQEQPEEEATPGHEEEEPVAPSTVAPRWLEEEAALQLALHRSLQPQDQAAEQEEAAALRQALALSLLDQPPLEAEEPPDGGTDGKAQLVVHSAFEQDVEELDRALRAALEVHVQEETVGPWRRTLPAELRARLERCHGVSVALRGDCTILRGFGAHPARAARHLVALLAGPWDQSLAFPLAASGPTLAGQTLKGPWNKLERLAGNTGEFQEVVRAFYDTLDAARSSIRVVRVERVSHPLLQQQYELYRERLLQRCERRPVEQVLYHGTTAPAVPDICAHGFNRSFCGRNATVYGKGVYFARRASLSVQDRYSPPNADGHKAVFVARVLTGDYGQGRRGLRAPPLRGPGHVLLRYDSAVDCICQPSIFVIFHDTQALPTHLITCEHVPRASPDDPSGLPGRSPDT, from the exons CACGAACTACATGGTGCCCAGCTGAGCCTGCGGCCAGCTCCACCACGAGCCCCTGCACGCCTGCTGCTCCAAGGACTGCCCCCTGGCACCACACCCCAGCGCTTGGAGCAGCATGTTCAGGCCTTGCTGCGTGCCTCGGGGCTCCCAGTACAGCCTTGCTGTGCCTTGGCCAGCCCCCGGCCAGACCGGGCTCTGGTCCAGTTGCCCAAGCCCCTTTCTGAGGCAG ATGTCCGTGTCCTGGAGGAGCAGGCCCAGAATCTGGGCCTGGAGGGGACCTTGGTGTCCCTGGCCCGGGTTCCCCAGGCCCGAGCGGTGCGTGTGGTGGGGGATGGTGCCTCTGTGGACCTGCTGTTGCTGGAGTTGTACCTGGAGAATGAGCGCCGCAGTGGTGGGGGGCCCCTGGAGGACCTGCAACGCCTACCCGGGCCCCTGGGCACTGTTGCCTCCTTCCAGCAGTGGCAAG TGGCAGAACGAGTGTTGCAGCAGGAGCACCGGTTGCAGGGCTCAGAGCTGAGCCTTGTCCCCCACTACGACGTCCTGGAGCCCGAGGAGCTGGCTGAGAACACCAGTGGAGGGGACCACCCGTCCACCCAGGGGCCTAGGGCTACCAAGCATGCTCTCCTGAGGACCGGAGGGTTGGTGACGGCTCTGCAGGGTGCAGGGACTGTGACAATGGGCTCTGGCGAGGAACCAGGGCAGTCAGGGTCCTCTCTGAGGATAGGTCCCATGGTGCAGGGTACAGGGATTATGACAACGGGCTCTGGCGAGGAACCAGGGCAGTCAGGGGCCTCTCTGAGGACAGGTCCCATGGTGCAGGGTACAGGGATTATGACAACGGGCTCTGGCGAGGAACCAGGGCAGTCAGGGGCCTCTCTGAGGACAGGTCCCATGGGGTCTGTGGGACAGGCAGAGCCAGTCAGCTCGATGCCCATGGGGTCTCTGGAACAGGAGGGGCTGGTAAGCCTGAGGCCTGTGGGGTTGCAGGAACAGGAGGGGCCCATGAGCCTGGGGCCTGTGGGGTCTGCAGGCCCAGTGGAGACCTCTAAGGGGTTGCCGGGGCAGGAGGGCCTGGTGGAAATTGCCATGGACTCACCAGAGCAAGAGGGGCTGGTGGGTCCCATGGAGATCACCATGGGGTCTCTGGAGAAGGCAGGGCCTGTGAGCCCAGGATGTGTGAAGCTGGCGGGGCAGGAGGGCCTGGTGGAAATGGTGCTGTTGATGGAGCCAGGGGCGATGCGCTTCCTGCAGCTCTACCATGAGGACCTTCTGGCGGGCCTGGGAGACGTCGCTCTCTTCCCACTTGAAGGACCGGATATGACTGGCTTTCGG CTCTGTGGAGCCCAGGCTTCCTGCCAGGCGGCTGAGGAGTTTCTGCGGAGCCTGCTGGGCAGCATTAGCTGCCATGTGTTGTGCCTGGAGCACCCGGGCAGCGCCAGGTTTCTCCTGGGCCCAGAAGGGCAGCACCTTCTCCAGGGGCTGGAGGCTCAGTTCCAGTGTGTCTTTGGGACAGAGCGCCTGGCCACAGCCACGTTGGACACAGGCCTTGAAGAg GTGGACCCTACCGAGGCCCTCCCAGTGCTCCCTGGCAACGCCCACACCCTGTGGACCCCAGACAGTACAG aggagGTCCGAGAACTGCTGGCCACCCTGGAGGGCCTAGACCTAGACGGGGAGGACCGGCTGCCTCGGGAGCTGGAGGAGGAAGGGCCTCAGGAGCAGCCAGAGGAGGAGGCGACCCCAGGGCATGAGGAGGAGGAGCCTGTGGCCCCCAGCACTGTGGCACCCAGGTGGCTGGAGGAGGAGGCCGCTCTGCAGCTGGCCCTTCAccggtcactgcagcctcaagatCAGGCGGCTGAGCAGGAGGAGGCTGCTGCCCTGCGGCAAGCCCTGGCCCTCTCCCTGCTGGACCAGCCCCCGCTGGAGGCAGAAGAGCCCCCAGATGGGGGGACTGATGGCAAGGCCCAGCTGGTGGTGCACTCGGCCTTTGAGCAGGATGTGGAGGAGCTGGACCGGGCGCTCAGGGCTGCCTTGGAGGTCCACGTCCAGGAGGAGACGGTGGGGCCCTGGCGCCGCACACTGCCTGCAGAGCTGCGTGCTCGCCTGGAGCGGTGCCATGGTGTGAGTGTTGCCCTGCGTGGTGACTGTACCATCCTCCGTGGCTTCGGGGCCCACCCTGCCCGTGCTGCCCGCCACTTGGTGGCACTTCTGGCTGGCCCCTGGGATCAGAGTTTGGCCTTTCCCTTGGCAGCTTCAGGCCCTACCT TGGCGGGGCAGACGCTGAAGGGGCCCTGGAACAAGCTGGAGCGTCTGGCAGGGAACACCGGGGAGTTCCAGGAGGTGGTGCGGGCCTTCTACGACACCCTGGACGCTGCCCGCAGCAGCATCCGTGTCGTTCGT GTGGAGCGCGTGTCGCACCCGCTGCTGCAGCAGCAGTATGAGCTGTACCGGGAGCGCCTGCTGCAGCGATGCGAGCGGCGCCCGGTGGAGCAGGTGCTGTACCACGGCACGACGGCACCGGCAGTGCCTGACATCTGCGCCCACGGCTTCAACCGCAGCTTCTGCGGCCGCAACG CCACGGTCTACGGGAAGGGCGTGTATTTCGCCAGGCGCGCCTCCCTGTCGGTGCAGGACCGCTACTCGCCCCCCAACGCCGATGGCCATAAGGCGGTGTTCGTGGCACGGGTGCTGACTGGCGACTACGGGCAGGGCCGCCGCGGTCTGCGGGCGCCCCCTCTGCGGGGTCCTGGCCACGTGCTCCTGCGCTACGACAGCGCCGTGGACTGCATCTGCCAGCCCAGCATCTTCGTCATCTTCCACGACACCCAGGCGCTGCCCACCCACCTCATCACCTGCGAGCACGTGCCCCGCGCTTCCCCCGACGACCCCTCTGGGCTCCCGGGCCGCTCCCCAGACACTTAA